The following nucleotide sequence is from Manis pentadactyla isolate mManPen7 chromosome 13, mManPen7.hap1, whole genome shotgun sequence.
GGCTCTCAGTTACTAAAGCAATTTGTATCTCCTGGTCACACCAGCCTCTCTTTGTAATTTCCATGGTGCTGGTGAGGACTTACAGGGCTTATGTGATCTCAAAGGGGCAATGTGTTGCCTACTTGACAAAAGGATggttatggttaaaaaaaaaaatttaagtgttgCATATTCACCAAAGATCAACTCCTGTATATAGCACCCAATGCGTCTGTGTGCTAAATGGAAATACCTATCAGGGTTCCTAATATTGTAACTATGTACCAGTTGGGTCTGCATTTTTAACATAGAGGCTTAAATTTCCACAGACCTTTTCACATATTAATATTTCAGGATTTTCAGCAAGATCTTTATTTAATTCCTCTGATCAGTTCTGGGGGAACAAAAGAAAACCTTAGAGTatttccacatataaataaatgtgttattcttaaaactttatttctttttctaaatataaacccttaaaatgaaatcacacaacttttttgaaataaaaaagctGGCATGAAGAATCCTAATCTTTACACATTTTCACAGCAATAATAGCAGCATGAATTTAGCCTCTTAGAAGATTTCTTTCATTGCTCTAAATAAAAGTtaattccaaattttaaaaagccagagCAACAATCATCCAGTAAATGGAATGCAATTCTGTTGTCTTCTATACACTGAGCATTTAAAACGTGAATGTATAAAACTCAAGTATTATTAAGAGTTATGGAATGAAATGACAATCTAAACTTGTTTTATGAATACAGGACTGCCTTGCTAGTCTGGCGTAAATGGTGGGGTGGGATGGGAAAATGGAATGGAGTTGAGCTAGACAGATGTCTGCTCCTACTTTAATCAGGAATGCAACTTTCAAAAGAAAGTCCTGGGTATTAAACATGTTTAACATGTCTACAGAGTTACAGGAACTATACCTGAAATGCTGGTGTAAATGGCAATTACAGTAAGACTGTGATCGCGCAAGTACAGAGTGAACGAACAGTACATTAACTCCTTAGGGCATAAATGGTAATTGCCAAGAATTCCAACTGGTAAAACGGGCTGTGCACTAAGTGGTTACTACAGGGGCTTGCAGTTTACTAGCAGATAATTCACATACTTTAAGTTGAATTTCAAGGAAACTTCTACACTGGTTTAGAAACAAATTAACATGTGAATTTATAACTGTGACAACTTGTATGTGTTTATCTAGTCAAactattctgttttttctttttaatgaaaagttGCTTTACGAAAACAAATTAAGTGAGATAGATGTTTTACTAGGATTATAACTTACcaaatattactgaaaaaaaTACCTGAAGGCAGGCAACACATTAGAAGTACTGATACCATTTTCTGGTGCTAACAAAGTTTACTGGCTTCCACATAAGAAATTTCTTTAATTGCAACTTTAAAACATCCCTTCTACAGTGATATATGCCTCACTGAAGTGTGAAGAACaactgtgaaaaaaaaagaatgtaaagaaCATGGTTCAGCCTGGGTCTAAATGATCTAACATTTTATAATGACCATTTATTACATGTTCAAAGTCTTAATTCCTTTATGTTTAGttaaaatatttgctaatttTCTGATGGACTTATCTGAAGGATCAGAAAAgtttttctccattctattttAACACCTAAGATCCTTCTAAGACAGGGAGGATGAAGTGAGCAAAACTGGGTGTCCACCTGGTTTAGCTGCACGGCTCCTAGGAAGCTAAGTAGGAACAAGGCAGAAAAGGCAAACGCCCACCAGGAGACGGACAGACTGGCTCTGAGCTGTGCAACAAATACCAATAGGGACAAAGCTAAATTCAAAGTCAGTTAAAGGCAGTCCTCAGGCTGTTACAAATTAGCCCTATGTGGCAAGTATCGTCTGTGATAAATTTCTCTACTAGGTTTTCAACACAGTGCTTCACAATCGTTCAGATCTCTTTTAGTGACAAAAATGACAGTTTATAGATGGAAGAGGTGGCAGTGAagcagggaaggggaaagagatggtgatttgtttttcttatttttttaatgtggttgaagttttgtagctttttttttttaaatgtttttggttACTGAAAAAAATAGAACAGTCCACTGTCCAGCAGAGGCTGCTTCATCTCTATTGCTCCCAGGGCTCATTCTGCGTGGATCTGTGTTTCAGGATGCTGCAAGGACAACTCTGTGGGCAGGAAGGCCCCCTGACCCAGAGCTGTGGCATATGTCCTGTTTTGTGGATGGGGAAAGCCAGAGGGCACGTATGCCCCCATTGCTCCTCCTCCAAAGCCACCCCGCTGgtgttggggtggggagtggtaACCCTCCAGGTTATCATACTGGGGCACCATAGTCATGCTGCTCTGGCGCTTGCCGTGTGTTTGGTATTGGTACAGCACACTGGGGTCCCTGTCCAGGTTCTGAGTGTGATGGAGTTTCAGGCTATGACTCCTCTCTGGTTTAGGGGGTGGGACTACCGACTGAGTGAGGTGCTCCTCCTCCTTGTAGCAGTCTCTGGAGTGTTTCTCTTGGGCAGGAGGTTGCCTAGCCCAAGGCCTCTCCAGCTCTTTGGAGAGCCTTACCTCTTTGTGGTTCAGTCTTAAAGACTCCTGCCCTGATGTAACGTACTTCCCTCCAGAGTTATGGTAGCCTACTTGCTCAGAAGGGTCTGGAATCCCTTTGGGCCCATAATCTAACTGGCCAGCTCCCTGGGGGTAAGGGGGCCCATTCTTTGATTCACACAATTGCCTATGGCTTGCTTCCTGATGTGCCCTGTGCTCAGGGAGGCTACAACCCATGTCATGAAGCTTCCTGTTCCTGAGGCTACTTTGCTTCTGAGGGAGAGATGGTTTGTCTGACTGTCCATTGCCATATCCTCCGTGGGGGTGGGCTCTATCCAGCTCTGGCTCTGGATGCTTCCTACAGAAGCGCTCATCTCCCTCAGGACTGACGGCCTTGGCTGGGTGCCGCCCTTCCTTTCCCTCTGCCACTGCAAGaagtccagttttcccaggatcTGATTTACTACGTAGGTGGATGACATAGAGCCCCCCCAAGTCCTCTTGCAGAGCCGGGGTCATATTATCATACTGTGACATAACAGGCCCTTTCACCTTCTGCCGAGCACGACTCTCTCTCCGGATGGACTGCATGCGGTATTTTTCCATGTCCTCAAGATCCCATGATGTGTAAGTGTGCTTTAAATCAGTGGCTGGAGGCATGTTGGCTCCATTATGGTCATTACCAGAGAAATAGCCCGTCATATTGGCCCGGGGACGTGGAAGCAAAGCAGCGTAGCTGCATACATTCTTCCCTTGCAGCCTAGGATTGTAGAAAGCAAAATCGCGATTGGGCGGGCGGTGGAGGGGCCTCAACTGTACTGTGCTATAGGCGTCCACATCACACAAGGTCCCGTCGGGACTGTAATAGGAACTGGAACTGGAATATGGGCTGTACCGGTAGTGGACCCGGCCATTCTCAAAGTAAGGCTGAAGCTGAGTTACATGGTAATCTGAGCGGGCCTGCGAGGACTGATATGGCTTATACTGGTACAGGGGTCTTGGGCAGCAGGATGGTTCATCATCTGGAGGAACTTCTGTCCGTGAAATGGGAACAGAGCGAATCATGGCAGATGGAGGGGAGTGAAGAGACTGAACCCTCCGGATGGTAGGGTATGGTGGAATATCTTCAGGATAACAACTACTCCTAACAGAGGAGCTCAAAGAAGATACATACTCAACCCGGCTGCATGGCTTGGAGTGGTGTCCGGATACATTTCTTCCTGGGGCCACGTATGTGTTATAACGAGGACCCACGGAGGCTGGTGGCTCTGATCGGGAACCATACACTTGGTGTTGCTCCAATTTATTGTGATGTGGAGGTACACTCTGGGGACGGTACTGGCAGTTTGGGGTCATACTGAAATGGAAACAGTTTTCTGGACCAAAGGGTTCAGCGGTGACATCAGGTCTAGCGAAGGTAGAGTAAGTGGTTTTCTGAGAAGCATGCTTAGGTTGTGGAACAGGAAGTGGTAAAGGCAAGACTTCATCCACAGAGGCTGAGGACATGGTGAGGAAGGGGCGACAGCCGGAAGTGCTGGCCACCTCTGAGCTGCCAGCGTGTATGGCAGTGGCAAGTTTACTCTCCATGGTCCTGGTCGGGGGAACCGGTGCTGTGAAGCCACAGGAGGGGTACACGGGGACAGACTCAGCACGCAGGGGCAGTGGTGGAGCCCTGGCACCCTCCCACACCTTTTCAGGAAGGCCTGGATGGAGGGCAGGAGCAGAGGCGGGACACTGAGCAGCTCCACTGCCATCACTGACAAGGACAGGCAAAGGGTCATCCATGGCTCTGGGCTCAGGTGGCCTCTCTGGAGCTGGAACTACTCCTTGAACCTATTGAAAGAAGGCAATATTATGAGTTTGTTTTTTATGCTGCCCTCTATGGAATCAAGCATTATTAAATCTGTAACACACAAGTTGATGCTATTTGGATAGCAGCTTGAAATTTCCTAAGGCATGTGGTCACACTGCACGGGATAGTAGGCCAACCTGTCCCCACTGCCAGGAATAGAAGGCCTACATTGCTATCTGGTGTAATAGATATTACCATCTTTGGTGAACTGTCCTAATTTATGATAGGTTTCAAATGCGAGATGAGACTGCCTAAGACATAATCTTTATATGCAGACCAAAACAGAGGTTTAGTCAAATTATAGTCAAGCTTAAAAATGTGTACCTAGTCTATCCATCTGGCTTGGTCTCCACACTGACAGCCTTATGCTTAACACAATGAGTTAATTCAACCTAGAGAGATCTTTGAAGCGACTCACAGCTGTACAACGGTGAACAGTTTTAAGCCCCAAAATCTAGGGAAGGCGAATAAAGTGCCTGTCAAAGGCGGCATTCAACTCAATCAGTTACcatctctcccctcccttctACCCCACCCTGGGCTATGGCAGCAGAGGCCAAACACGATCCTCACAGCAATACTGCAAATATGCTATCCTTAGAAGCAGCTGCCAGATATAGTATCCTCCCCTAAAGGCTAGATTCTGAAGTCCTTTAAGTTTAAAAGACTGgtggcactttttaaaaatataagaacatTAGGAAGAAACCTTAGCATTTTGCATATAACATTCTCTCAGCAAAACTGCTTGACTATAGAACAATCTGTTGGCTAATgttgagaaaataacaaaaagtcCTTTAAGTGCCTTACAAATTTCAAAATGGCAATCCATAACTATAATCTCTTACATGTCTAAAAAGTCTGCAAGTCACAAATATCTTGAGAATGAAGCATTTTCATTGTGCATATGTGAATCATTAGCAGAGgatggttaaatgacttgcccaaagtcacaatgAGTCACTGATggagctggaaaaaaaaacaaccctgacATTTAAAGCCCAGTTTGACTCATTAGAGCACTATCTCTTTGTATTGTTATGAAGAAACTACCTAGATGCTTTCAGAAGAAAAGGTAGCAGGTATAGCTAAACTCCAGTCATTGAGTAACTGGCTCCTTTTCTCAGAGAAAAACCAGCATCTAAGTAAAGGCAGATTCCAACCTGAAATGGGAAATGTTCCACAGAAACCTGCCACAGGACTTAAAAGCAAACGTCTTATCTGACTCAAAGACAACAGCATGCCCTGCTGAAAAGTAACATACCTTTGGAAAAGGTACATTTCATTCTCACCGATTTCCTCCCCTTCTTACCTTGTGGGAATTACTTAGTCCTACACTGGCTGCCGCTTGTACCTGCCCCATGGCAGGCAGCTGGTCTGTTGATCTctgggcaggaggtggggggaggggacgATTAGTTCTGTGCGTGCGCTGAAGGGTGGAGGCGGCAAAATCAGCAGGGGTGGGTTGTTCAAGCACATCCCAGCTGGCTTCCCTGGTGCTAATTTCAGCTGTTACTGGAGCAGTTGTCATGTAAGCCATGGTGGCTGTGCTGGTATTCTCTTCAGGGGACCCAGAAGGAGGGTAGATTTTGTCCCTCAACAAACTAGAAGGTGTGGGGAATTTGTCTGCAAGTTCTGAAGGGTGACGGGGCTTGTCCACACTTGCCCCGAGATAAGGAGGAGGCTGATCATCACTGTGGAAATGAAGTTGAGACTGGTCCTGATCCACAAAGGAGACAGCTGGCATACTGGTCTTCCCAGGCTGGTCTGCAGGGAAACTTATGTGATCACCAGACTTTGAGTCAGTTAAGAAAACGGAAGTGATTCTGGCCCTTTCTGGGTCCCCAGATAAATAGGTTCGATGTGGCTGATTTCCTGGTAAGTCTGCCTGGTGGAGCTCTTCCCCAGATTCAGCTGCATTGGAATGAATATGGCTCCCAGTAGCTGCTGTTTCTAGAATGGGCTGGTCACAGCTCCCAGACATATTGTTCTGGGGGTAGAACTGCTCTGCTGGCCTATCAGTTTGGAAATAGGCTTTATCTAGAGTATCACTAATGTAGGAACTAGGCAGTTTATCTTCAGTTGCAGCCACTGCTACATCTCCATAATCTGAGTGAGCAGCCTGGGCAGTCCCTGGTCTCTTCAATGACTGAGTGGAGGCTTGCTGCGCAGACTCAGCTAATGCTAGCGCCAAAAGGCGGGCAACATTTTTCGGAGGCGGTGGTGGTGGGATAAGAGAGACTGAACTGACAGGAACGGAATCCTGAGGGGGGTCATGGGTAACTGCTCCTGGTGGgaaattgggaaaaaaaatgagagtgaaaaggTAACTTGTGTTATCCTATACGGAAAGCCAAATACTCCCcatttgaatattaaaaaaataggtgCCTTCCATATTTCAAAATGGCAATCCATTATCTTCTCTATCCCACATGCAAATGCTGTAGAAAACTTATCTGGTTCAGAAGAAATACTAAAACAAAGAGTGTTTAAAGACTGCAATCTCCTCTTGAAATGCTATAGAGATGGGGGGAAAAGGTTGCCCATCTGGCTCAGAAATTGCTAGACAACAAGCTTTAAATGCTTGCAGATTGTTATTAAGAATAGTTTTCACATTTGATGGTGTAGGCTGGCTGCTCAACTTATAAGGCTATCATATAAATAACTTTActagaagagaaaacagaatcaaGAGCTACAAAGCTGTGCAAAAACTATCCATGAACTCTGACTGTCCAAAGAGATAAGGGGACTTTATGAAGGACTGAAGCAGGGCCTCTGGCCCTTTGGGGTATTTTTGTTTGATTGGTTTTAATCTAGGGCTTTGTGCCATCAGCACCACCCAGAAAAAACATTCTCTGATTAAAGGCTAGCTGTGGAGCGAATTTCACTCTTACAAGGCACAGATGGCACACAGGACTGAAGATCCCTCTtaaagaaagaatggaggaaaacaaatggtacctGTCTGAGTCTGTCCAGA
It contains:
- the ARHGAP32 gene encoding rho GTPase-activating protein 32 isoform X4 gives rise to the protein METESESSTSGDDSVFWLDSEVVTQVTDSEEGEWEENFRKMKSSVHSEEDDFVPELHRNVHPRERPDWEETLSAMARGADVPEIPGDLSLKTCGSTASMKVKHVKKLPFTKGHFPKMAECAHFHYENVEFGSIQLSLSEEQNEITKNGCESKELVYLVHIACQGKSWIVKRSYEDFRVLDKHLHLCIYDRRFSQLSELPRSDSLKDSPESVTQMLMAYLSRLSAIAGNKINCGPALTWMEIDNRGNHLLVHEESSINTPAVGAAHVIKRYTARAPDELTLEVGDIVSVIDMPPKVLSTWWRGKHGFQVGLFPGHCVELINQKVPQSVTNSVPKPVSKKHGKLITFLRTFMKSRPTKQKLKQRGILKERVFGCDLGEHLLNSGFEVPQVLQSCTAFIERYGIVDGIYRLSGVASNIQRLRHEFDSEHVPDLTKEPYVQDIHSVGSLCKLYFRELPNPLLTYQLYEKFSDAVSAATDEERLIKIHDVIQQLPPPHYRTLEFLMRHLSLLADYCSITNMHAKNLAIVWAPNLLRSKQIESACFSGTAAFMEVRIQSVVVEFVLNHVDVLFSGKISAVIQEGAASLSRPKSLLVSSPSTKLLTLEEAQARTQAQATSPLVTENKYIEVGEGPAALQGKFHTIIEFPLERRRPQNKMKKSPVGSWRSFFNLGKSSSVSKRKLQRNESEPSEMKAMALKGGRAEGTLRSAKSEESLTSLHAVDGDSKLFRPRRPRSSSDALSASFNGEMLGNRCNSYDNLPHGNESEEEVGLLHIPALMSPHSAEDVDLSPPDIGVASLDFDPMSFQCSPPKAESECLESGASFLDSLGYSKDKPSANKNDTDAGGSQSQTPGSTASSEPVSPLQEKLSPFFTLDLSPTEEKSSKPSSFTEKVVYAFSPKIGRKLSKSPSMNISEPISVTLPIRVSEVIGTVSNTAAQNVPSPAWNKSVEESDVINRSPTQVVKMKTNEREAQQGCESEVQPLDQVAAAEVESPGKEEQSVSSSESKAVPSGQTQTGAVTHDPPQDSVPVSSVSLIPPPPPPKNVARLLALALAESAQQASTQSLKRPGTAQAAHSDYGDVAVAATEDKLPSSYISDTLDKAYFQTDRPAEQFYPQNNMSGSCDQPILETAATGSHIHSNAAESGEELHQADLPGNQPHRTYLSGDPERARITSVFLTDSKSGDHISFPADQPGKTSMPAVSFVDQDQSQLHFHSDDQPPPYLGASVDKPRHPSELADKFPTPSSLLRDKIYPPSGSPEENTSTATMAYMTTAPVTAEISTREASWDVLEQPTPADFAASTLQRTHRTNRPLPPPPAQRSTDQLPAMGQVQAAASVGLSNSHKVQGVVPAPERPPEPRAMDDPLPVLVSDGSGAAQCPASAPALHPGLPEKVWEGARAPPLPLRAESVPVYPSCGFTAPVPPTRTMESKLATAIHAGSSEVASTSGCRPFLTMSSASVDEVLPLPLPVPQPKHASQKTTYSTFARPDVTAEPFGPENCFHFSMTPNCQYRPQSVPPHHNKLEQHQVYGSRSEPPASVGPRYNTYVAPGRNVSGHHSKPCSRVEYVSSLSSSVRSSCYPEDIPPYPTIRRVQSLHSPPSAMIRSVPISRTEVPPDDEPSCCPRPLYQYKPYQSSQARSDYHVTQLQPYFENGRVHYRYSPYSSSSSYYSPDGTLCDVDAYSTVQLRPLHRPPNRDFAFYNPRLQGKNVCSYAALLPRPRANMTGYFSGNDHNGANMPPATDLKHTYTSWDLEDMEKYRMQSIRRESRARQKVKGPVMSQYDNMTPALQEDLGGLYVIHLRSKSDPGKTGLLAVAEGKEGRHPAKAVSPEGDERFCRKHPEPELDRAHPHGGYGNGQSDKPSLPQKQSSLRNRKLHDMGCSLPEHRAHQEASHRQLCESKNGPPYPQGAGQLDYGPKGIPDPSEQVGYHNSGGKYVTSGQESLRLNHKEVRLSKELERPWARQPPAQEKHSRDCYKEEEHLTQSVVPPPKPERSHSLKLHHTQNLDRDPSVLYQYQTHGKRQSSMTMVPQYDNLEGYHSPPQHQRGGFGGGAMGAYVPSGFPHPQNRTYATALGQGAFLPTELSLQHPETQIHAE
- the ARHGAP32 gene encoding rho GTPase-activating protein 32 isoform X5 produces the protein MVERQAWISVSKKHGKLITFLRTFMKSRPTKQKLKQRGILKERVFGCDLGEHLLNSGFEVPQVLQSCTAFIERYGIVDGIYRLSGVASNIQRLRHEFDSEHVPDLTKEPYVQDIHSVGSLCKLYFRELPNPLLTYQLYEKFSDAVSAATDEERLIKIHDVIQQLPPPHYRTLEFLMRHLSLLADYCSITNMHAKNLAIVWAPNLLRSKQIESACFSGTAAFMEVRIQSVVVEFVLNHVDVLFSGKISAVIQEGAASLSRPKSLLVSSPSTKLLTLEEAQARTQAQATSPLVTENKYIEVGEGPAALQGKFHTIIEFPLERRRPQNKMKKSPVGSWRSFFNLGKSSSVSKRKLQRNESEPSEMKAMALKGGRAEGTLRSAKSEESLTSLHAVDGDSKLFRPRRPRSSSDALSASFNGEMLGNRCNSYDNLPHGNESEEEVGLLHIPALMSPHSAEDVDLSPPDIGVASLDFDPMSFQCSPPKAESECLESGASFLDSLGYSKDKPSANKNDTDAGGSQSQTPGSTASSEPVSPLQEKLSPFFTLDLSPTEEKSSKPSSFTEKVVYAFSPKIGRKLSKSPSMNISEPISVTLPIRVSEVIGTVSNTAAQNVPSPAWNKSVEESDVINRSPTQVVKMKTNEREAQQGCESEVQPLDQVAAAEVESPGKEEQSVSSSESKAVPSGQTQTGAVTHDPPQDSVPVSSVSLIPPPPPPKNVARLLALALAESAQQASTQSLKRPGTAQAAHSDYGDVAVAATEDKLPSSYISDTLDKAYFQTDRPAEQFYPQNNMSGSCDQPILETAATGSHIHSNAAESGEELHQADLPGNQPHRTYLSGDPERARITSVFLTDSKSGDHISFPADQPGKTSMPAVSFVDQDQSQLHFHSDDQPPPYLGASVDKPRHPSELADKFPTPSSLLRDKIYPPSGSPEENTSTATMAYMTTAPVTAEISTREASWDVLEQPTPADFAASTLQRTHRTNRPLPPPPAQRSTDQLPAMGQVQAAASVGLSNSHKVQGVVPAPERPPEPRAMDDPLPVLVSDGSGAAQCPASAPALHPGLPEKVWEGARAPPLPLRAESVPVYPSCGFTAPVPPTRTMESKLATAIHAGSSEVASTSGCRPFLTMSSASVDEVLPLPLPVPQPKHASQKTTYSTFARPDVTAEPFGPENCFHFSMTPNCQYRPQSVPPHHNKLEQHQVYGSRSEPPASVGPRYNTYVAPGRNVSGHHSKPCSRVEYVSSLSSSVRSSCYPEDIPPYPTIRRVQSLHSPPSAMIRSVPISRTEVPPDDEPSCCPRPLYQYKPYQSSQARSDYHVTQLQPYFENGRVHYRYSPYSSSSSYYSPDGTLCDVDAYSTVQLRPLHRPPNRDFAFYNPRLQGKNVCSYAALLPRPRANMTGYFSGNDHNGANMPPATDLKHTYTSWDLEDMEKYRMQSIRRESRARQKVKGPVMSQYDNMTPALQEDLGGLYVIHLRSKSDPGKTGLLAVAEGKEGRHPAKAVSPEGDERFCRKHPEPELDRAHPHGGYGNGQSDKPSLPQKQSSLRNRKLHDMGCSLPEHRAHQEASHRQLCESKNGPPYPQGAGQLDYGPKGIPDPSEQVGYHNSGGKYVTSGQESLRLNHKEVRLSKELERPWARQPPAQEKHSRDCYKEEEHLTQSVVPPPKPERSHSLKLHHTQNLDRDPSVLYQYQTHGKRQSSMTMVPQYDNLEGYHSPPQHQRGGFGGGAMGAYVPSGFPHPQNRTYATALGQGAFLPTELSLQHPETQIHAE